The Streptomyces sp. V4I8 genome includes the window TGGGCGAAGTAGGGGTTGGTGTAGTAGGTCCCCTCGGTGGCCTTCACATAGGCCCACTTCACCCCGCTGTCCCACAGCGTCGACCAGGCGACGTTCCCTTGGTGGCTGGAGACGTCCACGCCTTCCGTCTCGGCGGCCAGGTCAGCGGTGGGGACGCCGTCCGTGCCGTCATGGGCCAGGACACCCATGCCCATGTGGGCGGAGCCGCGGGGCGGGATGTCCTCGACGGGCGGGGTGTCGTCGGCGGAGGCGGGTGCGGGTTGGGTGGCGAGTACGAGGGAGAGGACGGCGGCGAGCAGGAGCCCGGCGAGGTGCGGGCGCCGGGGGCGGGGAGTTTCGGGTCTGTGCACGGGCATAGCGTGCCTCCGCGGGCTCGGTGACGCTCGTTGGGGAAGCGCGAGCCGCGACAACCGTGGCCATGGCGTGGGCATGCCATCGACGCGCCTGATGGGGAGTGGGCACGCGGAAGAGCAGGTGGAAGGGGTCCGGAGGCTGCCGTTGGTCTAAGCCTGCGAAATACTGACGGAGCTGCGGCAGTGACGGCGGTCGGCGGAAACTTTCAGGACCGGGAACTTCGAGGCAGGGGCTGACGTGCGGGAAGACGGAAACGGGGACGAGCGGCGAGCCGAGTCGGGGGGTGCCCCCTCCGGGGGAGCGTCCGGCGGTCGTCCGGGCCGGCCCGAATTCCTCGATCTGGAGCGCGAGTTGACGGTCCTGTTCCGACGCGCCCGGGCCAAGCAGGGCGAGATGGCCCGCGAGGTCCATCCGGACCTGGAGTCGGCGGCGTACGGGCTGCTCGTCCGTCTGGATGACGCCGGCGCCCAGCGGGCCACGGAACTGGCCGCGTACATCGGAGTCGGCAAGGCCACCATGTCCCGCCAGCTGCGCGCCCTGGAGAACCTGGGCCTGGTCGCCCGCGAGCCCGACCCGGCCGACGGGCGGGCGTGGCTGGTGCAGCTGACCGAGGTGGGGCGGCGTCGGGTCGCCAAGGTGCGAGAGGCGAGGCGGGGCCGGTACGTCGAGCAGATGTCGAACTGGGACCGGCGCGAGGTGGCGGAGCTGGCTCGGTTGCTGAATCAGCTGAACCGGGGGATGGACGGTTGACCTCTCGTGACGGTTCTCCGGCTCCGCGCCGCGGTGCTGATCAGGGCAGTCTGTCCTGGATGGGGACGAGCGCTTCGGCGGCCTGCAGTGCCCGAGCCGCCTCCTGACGGGCCTCCTCGTCATGGTCGGACCGGGCCCGTTCGGCGAGCAGTGTGATCGTGCCGCTGTGCCCGGGCCAGGCGAAGGCGAGGATGCGGGCCGCCGCGATACGCACCTGGGGGGAGGCGTCGTTCGTCAGCCGATCCCTCACGAGGCCGACGGTGCTATCGGTGGGCTCTTCCCAGGCGCACCACTGGAGCGCCGGGCGTCGCAGCTCCGGTGAGGGGTCGTGGCAGGCGCGCTCGCGGACGAGTTCGGCGAAGCCGGGCTCGGTGGACCAGTGGTCGTTGAGCAGGTCCATCGCGAGGCGCCGGACATCTTCATGGGGGTCGTCCGTGGCGCTGCGGAGGATCAGCGGGTGGGTGTCGGGTGCCTGCCGCCAGTGCTCGGCGAGCAGGGCGAGCGCAGCTCGGCGGACCGGCGCGCCGTCGTCGTTGGTGGCGCGGTCGAGGATCAGCCGGTGGGTGTCGGGCTCGTCCCGCCAGCGCTCGGCGAGCAGGCTGAGTGCGGTATTGCGGTTTCCCGAAGTGCTCCCGTCGACGGCTTGGCGGAGGATCAGCTGGTGGGTGCCGGGGGCGTCCCGGTAGCGCTGGGCGAGCAGTCGCATGATGCTGCCGCGCGGGTACTCGGCCGAGCCGTCGACGCAGGCCGCTCGCACCAGGGACAGCGTGTCGGGCTGATCGGGCCAGTGCTGGGTCAGCAGGCCCAGCGCCCTCTCCTGGACGAACATCGCCTCGTCGTTGGCGGCCCGGTCGCGCACGATCTCATATGTGCGCGGATCCTCTGGCCAGTGTGTCGCCAGCAGGTCCAGTGCGCTGGAGCGCACGCTGTCGTCACTGTCCTTCACAGCGCGGGCCACGACGAGTTCGCGGGTGCCCGGTTCCTGGAGCCAGCGTGTGGTGACGAACGTGAGCGCGGTGCGACGCGGGTAGTAGTGATCGTCCTCGACCGCGCGTTCGTACATCAACGCGCGGGTCTCCGGTCTGTCGGGCCAGTACTCGAAGAGATACTCCAGCGCGTCGTCACGGGTTACCCAGTCCTGGTCGTTGACTGCGCGGTCGTGGACCCTGCCATATGTATCGGCTCTGTCCCTGGCATGCTCGGCCAGATAGCCGACGGCGATACCGCGCACGTCGTCCTCCGGGTCCTCGGTGACGCGGTCGGCCATGAGCGCGTAGGTGTCGGGCCTGTTCGCCCGGTGGTCGGCGAGGAATCTGAGGGCCAGCGCGCGCATCTCTCCGGCGCCGCTCTGCACGGCGGCGGCGTGGACAAGCGAGTCGAGGTCGGCGTCCGCCGTCCCGTGCTCCGTCAGCAGCCGCAGCGCGGTGTGCGGAACAGCGGCATCGGAGTCGCCGTCGAGAAGCTCGCGGAGCAGTGACCCGGCCTCCGCGTCGGGCCAGGCCTCCACCAACGTCCTGAGTGCGGCAGCGCGGACCTCGTCGCTGCTGTCATCGACCACGCGGTTCCGGATGAAGGAGCGAGTGTCCGGTTCGGCGGCCCAGTGCTCGGTCAGCACGCTCAGAGCGGTGGCCCGAACATCCGTATCGGGGTCCTCGACGGCGCGGTCGAGGATGAGGGAATGCGTGTGGGGGCGGTCCGCCCAGCGGTCGGCGAGCAGGCGCAGTGCCGCACTTCGAGTCTCCCCATGCCAGGCGTGCCGCGCCAGGAGAGCCGGAGTCTCGGGCTCGTGGTAGAGGGTGCAGGCGAGCTCGGCTGCCGTGGCGCCCCCGACATCGAACTGCCCACGTATGTGGAACCAGCGCAGATAGCGTGGGCGGCCGATCCAGTGCGGGGAGAACGTGGACAGCGCCGGCAGGGCGGCGGCCACATCCCCCACTGGCTGGACGGCGTCTTCGAGGGAGTTGATCAGGCAGTCCACCACGGCCTTGCTCTGCGGACCGAAGCGGCCGATCTTGCGTATTTCCGCCAACGCCCGGACCGCGAGCACCAACGTCCCCACGGCGGGTGCGCCTGACCGTTTGTGCAGCGCGAGCAGCGCGTCGATCGCCCGGGCGGCGTCTTCGGCCCGGATCTCCTCGATCAGCCCGACCAACAGGAGGAGAACCTCGTGCCAGTTCGGGTCCGGCGCGCGGCGGACGAAGACCTGATCGATCAGCTCCTCCTCGTTCCACTCGCGGGCGGCATACCGGTGGGCGATGTCGGTCGCGGCCAGATACTCGAGGAACGCGCGGTGCACGAAGCCGTAGACTTCGCCGCCGAAGCGGCTCAGGATGAAGTTCCGTTCCTGGAACTGCCGTTTCATCTCCCGCGCTGCCGCGAGGGCCTCTGCCATCGGCAGTCCGAGAATCTCCTGGAGATAGCGCTGGAAGGTCGCCTCGAGCTCGGGGCCGTGGATGTGGTTGCCCGCGATTCCGCCCTCGCCGTCCTGCATACGGCGGGCCAGCAGCCGCAGCAGGTCGTACCGGTCCTTGTCGTCCAGGTATCGCAACGCCTCGACGTCCTGCGTCGGCTTGAGGTGCTTGGTCTCCTGGTCCCAGCGGGCGATCAGAACGCTCACCGCGTGCTCGTACACTCCCTGCCGGTCACGCGGGAGCTCCTGTCGTCGACCGATGACGGCGAGGATGGTCAGCAGCAGCGGATTCCCGGCGAGTTCCCGCACCGGTCGTGAGTGGGCCACGGCCGCGGTGATCCGCTTGCACAGGCGTCCGCTCCGTGCGGGATCGTCCTGGCACACGGTGTCGTACCACCGCTTGGCGAACTGGCCGATCTGCTGCTCGGTCAGGTCCTGGATCATGTAGTGCTCGAAGCCCGCCCCGTCCAGGACGGCTGCCTTGTAGCCGATGACCCGTGAGGTCACCACGATCCGGACGTTCTCGTAGTGCCCCGAGAAGCCGACGATGCGGCGGCACACCTCCTCGCGCACCGCGGGGTCGAACAGCTCGTCCAGACCGTCGAAGATCATCAGCACCCGACCGCCCTGCAGGCAGGCCTCCAGCACACCGCGGGGTACGGACATGCGCTCCATGCGGTGCAGATGGTCCAGGAAGTCCTCGAAGGTTCGATCCCGCCACTGCGCCTCGGCGTACTTGCGCAGTTCCACGACCAGCGGCAGCCAGCCGGCCAGTGCGGCCAGGGGTTTCGGTGGGGTGGTCGACGTCAGCCCGAGCGCCAGGTAGCGGCCCAGCGTGGACTTGCCCGCTCCCGGATCGCCCAGCAGGACCAGCCGTTTCGACGGTGGATCCGTGACGACGTCCAGGAGCGGCGCGGGCGGGCGGTCCAGGTACGCCTGCCGCAGGCGCTCCAAGGAGTCCTTCTTGACCCCCGGTGGGAGATCTTCCTCCGGCGGGAGCTCACCCGAGGCGATCAGCCGTTTGTGGAGTTCGGGCGGGAGATCCGGTTGCGGCGGGTCGGCACGCAGGAGCGGTGGCACGAAGACCTCGCGCAGCTCCACGGGCGGATGGTTGTCACCTTCCCCGGTCGGTATCAGCACCTCCAGATCGAGCCGTCCGTAGAGTCGACGCACCTGCGTCGCGTAGTCGCTGACAGCCGCTTCGACGTCGGCCGGTTCCAGCGGCACATCATCCGCGTCGACGGTGCCGAACTGCTGCACCAGCTGCTGGATGTACGTCACGGTGCTGTGCGGGCCGATCGCGTTGCCGACCATGTCGCGTCCCGAGCCGACGGCGCCTTCGCCGCGGACGTCGAGGCGTCCCGGTCGCGGGTCGTCGTCGGCAGGGGCGACCACCCCGGTGGCGCGAGTTCGGCGCTTGAGCCATGAGAACAGGGTCACCGCCCGTCGACCTCGCTGCCCTCGCCGAAGGCGTTGCCGACGACGTCACCTTCGGCGCCGAAGGCGTTCTCGCCGCGCACGGACATCTCGCTCGCGGAAGTCCCGGCCGGCCCCGGCGTGGTACCGGTGCGGGGTCCCGACACCTTGCTGTTGGCGCCGAAGGCGTTGCCCACGACCGCGCCGTGGACACCGATGGCGTTCCGTCCCCGGACCCGGATGACACGGTGGTCACCTCCGCCGGATCGAGCCAGGGCGACCACCGCCACCAGCAGCCCCGCCAGGCTCGCGATCGCCCCGAGCACACTCGCCGTGCGGTCGGCAGTGTCCAGATCCACGAGCACGGCCACCAGCGGCAACGCGACGGCACCTGCCGCACACACGACAGCCGCCACCCACGTCAGCACACGAACAGCCCCCGACGTTGCGCTCATGTTCCTGTCCCCTCCGCCCCAGTGAACTGCACCGCCTGCGACGGTAGTACGTGAACACCGCTTCCGGCAGGGGCAGTTGTCACAGCTCCACGTACACCACCGTCGCGTCGTCGTGCGTCTTGCTCCGCCCCAGACACGTCCGCTCCTCCGCGTCGGCCCGCTCCAGCGTCCGCACCCGGTCCACCAGCCCCCGCGCCCCCTCCTTGCGTACGAAGGTGAAGCAGTCCCCCCAGTCACCCTCCCGAAACTTCTCCACCCAGCGCGTCGCCCCGTCCGTCAGCGCCGCCAGGGCCCGGACCTCCGCGCGTGGCAGCACCCCCGTCACCGCCCGCGCCGCCACCGACGGATCCGCGGCTGCCGTGAAGAAGCCGCCCTCCTTGTTGCGGATGTGGGCGTCGATCAGGGCGTCCGTGGCCAGGGAGGCGCGTGGGAGGCGGGCCAGGCGGTCGTCCAGGTACGGGGTGATCCTGCCGTCGGGCGACTCCAGCAGAAGGGCCGAGTCGGAGAGGATCAGGTACTCCACCGTCTCCGTCGACCAGCGGGCCAGAACCACCGTTGCCTGTGGGGTGCGTGGGTGAGAAAGGTCACAGATTTGCGCGTGAGCCTCGGCGGTACGCGTGAGGGCGTCACTCAGCGCGTCGGCGAGGGGAACATCGGGGAGTGAAACGGTCAGTTCGGTCAGGGCTCCGCCGAGCCGCGCGGTGAACCAGGGGACGGAATGCAGACAGCCCGTCTCTCCCCTCGGTGGGGTCACCCCGTCCAGGACCACCAGGACGCCACCCTGTCCCGAGGCGGGAAGGCCGACGCTCGCGAAGTCCTCGTTGGGGCGGACCGGATCGCCGGGCTCCGAAACAAGCTCTGTTCGCATCCGGCCAGTCTGCACGAGCCCTTCACAAGGTTCGCGAAGGGGTCGCATCGCCTGCCGAATGGGTGCGGTCGCGCAGGTCAGGCGTCTGATTTGGGGTGGAATGAATAACTCCGGGAAGGCGTGGCGGCGAATACTGCCACCGCCCGCCGCAGACGTCCAACCGGCCTGCCGGGCAAGGCGGGTGCACAGGCCGGAGGAACTTGCCCGCCAACTCTCCTCCGGGGTTCACTCCTTCGGGTGGCGGGTCAGGTGATGCGCGGCCGTCGCCCACCGGCACTGGGAGGGTCGGGGACCGGTGAGGACACCCCCTGCTCGAGCAACGTCGAGAGCTTGGGGGAGGGGTGTACGCGAGGTCAGCGGTAATTGACGGAGCGTCATCCGGACCCATGGGTATCACGAGTCAGGAATGCGAGCACCGGTGCAGAAGATGCGGCCACGTCGCTCAGGCAAGCAGACGCCCCCCACAGGGGGCGCGCAGCCCGCTCCCGGTGCCCCGACCGGCACCACCGGCGACGCCGCACCCGCCGGCAAGGGGCGTCCGACACACGTACGCAACCGGCTGATCGTCGCCGTGGCCGTCGTGGCCGCCGCCATCGCCGGGGCCGGCGTCCCCTCGGTCGTCGCCGCCTCCGGGCAATTGCAGGACTCCCAGGAGCTGGTGACCCTCGCCGAGCAGACCGAGGACGCGCTCACCCTCGCCCACTCCCTCGCCGACGAGCGCGACGAGGTCACCTCGTACATCGCCGCCGGCCGCGCCAAGTCCAAGGCGCCCAGCGAGCAGCGCAGCGTCCGCGTCGACCGACAGGTCGAGGAACTGCGCGCCGACACCGACACCCCCGCCTCGCTGCGCGCCGACCTCGACGGCATCGCGGCCCTGCGCAGGGGCGCGCTCACCGGCAAGAGCACCGCGCTGGAAGCGCACACCGCCTACTCGGCCGCCATCACCGAACTCCACCGGCTCGCCGAGCGCCTGGCCGAGCAGATGCCGCCCCGCGCGGGTTCCGGCGCCCACGCGCTCGCCGAACTGGACTCCGCCGTGCAGCAGTCCGCCGCCGCCCGGGGGCTGCTGCTCGCCGCGCTCAGCGTGCCGACCACCACCGAGACCGTCATCGACCCGATCACCGGCATCGCGAGCACCCGTAAGACCTCCTCGGACGCCGACGCCAAGCAGCGCGCCGCCCTCAGCGCCGCCGCCCAGCAGGCCCGGCTGCGCTCGGACGCCGCCCTCGCCGACTTCCAGGACACCGCGCCGAAGACCGCGCGCACCTCGTACGACTCCACGGTCACCGGCCACGACGTCAACACCGCCGACCGCTATCTGGCCGCCCTCACCGACCAGGCCACGCTCTCCGACCGCGACCTGGCCACCGACACCAAGCGCGCCGAGGCCGCCCTCTCCGCCCGTGTCGACCTGATGCGCGGCGTGGAGTCCGCCCTCTACGACCGCCGCACCAAGGCCCTGGAGCAGCTGCGCGACGACGACGTCACCGCGCTGGAGATCCGTATCGCGATCCTCGGCGCCCTGATGCTGCTCGCCGTGGGTGTCGCCACGGGCATGGCCCGCAGCCTCACCCGGCCCCTCGCCGTCCTGCGCCTCGGCTCCGCCCGGCTGGCCCAGGCCGAGGACCCGATGGCCGAGGAGCCCGTCAAGTTCAACGGCCGCAAGGACGAGTTCGCCCAGGTCGTCAACTCCGTCAACGCCCTGCACGCGCACACCGTCGCCCTGCACGAGCGCATCACCACCCTGGAGTCCGACCGCAAGCACCTGGTCGGGCAGCGGCAGAAGATGGCCGACGCGCGCGAGGAGCTGCGCACCGAACTCGCCGAGTCCGCCGCCCAGTTGGAGCGGTTGCGCGACAGCATCGGCAACACCTTCGTCAACCTCTCCCTGCGCACCCTCGGCCTCGTCGAACGCCAACTCGCCGTCATCGAGGGCCTGGAGGAGCGCGAGCAGGACCCCGAGCGCCTCGCCACGCTCTTCAAGCTCGACCACTTCGCCACGGTCATGCGCCGGCACAGCGAGAACCTCCTCGTCCTGGCCGGCACCGAGCACGTCCAGCAGCACGCCGGACCGGTCCCGCTCGTCGACGTCGTCCGTGCGGCGGTCAGCGAGATCGAGCGGTACGAGCGGGTCCGCATCGCCGCGCTCCCGCCCCACGCGCACGTCGCGGGCTTCGCGGCCGACGACCTCTCCCACCTGCTGGCCGAGCTGATGGAGAACGCGACCTCGTTCTCCCCGCCCGACCTGCCCGTCGAGGTCTCCGCCTGGCTCCTGGAGAGCGGCGAGGTCATGCTCTCCGTCCAGGACGAGGGCATCGCGATGACGAGCGATCGCCTGACCCGCCTCAACTCCCGCCTCGCCGACTTCGATCCCGAGAACACCTACGACCAGGAGGGCGACGACGGCCTGGGCCTCGGCCTGTACGTCGTGGCCCGACTCGCCCACCGACACGGCGTCCGCGTCCAGCTCCGCGAGCAGAAGCAGGGCGGTATCGCGGCGGTCGCGGTCCTGCCCAAGGGCCTCCTGGCCGCCGCCCCTGCGGCCGCGGTCCCCGCGGACTCACCGCACCCCACCGGCGCCCCCGCCTTCTCCCTCCCCGGCGCCGACGCGGAGGCCAACTCCAACGTCCTGCACGCCCGCACGAAGGGCACCGACCCCCTGGTCGCCCTGGCGGAGAAGGCCGTACGGGAGACGGCGGAGGACAGCCGGCCGGCAGCCCCCGAGTCCGAGCAGGAGCGCGAGCACCCTGCCGAGACCACGATGGAACTCCTGATCCCGACCCAGCCGACGCCCGGTATGCCGACGGCTGACGGCCCGACGGCTGACGGTCCGAGTGGTGCCGGTCCGGGGGTCGCCGAGCCCGCGACCGCGGAGTCCGCCGCCGAACACACGGGCCGCGAACCGGGAACCGACGAACGACCTGCGGCCGCCGATGGCGAGGACGCCCCACTGGGGCCACCCGCACCCGACGACGATGCCCGCACGGGTGGTCCGGGTGGGAATGAAATCCCCGCCGAAGGCGAAGCCGAGGCGGAACACGAACGCGTCCCGGACGCACCGGAGGACCCCCTCACCGACAAGGGCCTCCCCAAACGCACCCCGAAGATCACCGCCCCCGCCCAGGCCCCGCGCCAGCGGACCGGCACCGTCGACGCCGAAGCCCTCCGCAGGAGACTCGGCGGTTTCCGCAGGGGAGCGGAGGCGGGACACCGCGACGTACAGGCGGAGATCGCCGAACACACGGGCCAGCACAAGGCCCCGACAGCAGAATCCGAAGCAGCCACGGGGGGCACAGTCGAGGAGGCAAGCAGTTGACCGCGCCCAGTACCTTCGGACTGAGCAGTGAAGCCCGCAACCTGCACTGGTTGTTGACGAATCTGGTCGAGGAGGTGCCGGGCATCCAGTCAGTCGCGGTGGTCTCCTCCGACGGGTTGCTCCTGCTCTCCTCGGACCATGCCCGAAACGCGGAGGCCCGGGAGGCGAGGACCGGCAAGCCCACCGGCCCGCGCGGCTCCTCCGCCGACCTGGCCACCATCGTCTCCGGCATCGGCAGCCTCACCATCGGCGCCGCCAAGCTGATGCAGTTCGGCGGCGTGAAGCACACGATGGTCGCGATGGACGAGGGCAGCCTCTTCGTGATGTCCATCAGCGACGGGTCGCTGCTCGGCGTGCACGGCTCAGCGGACTGCGACATGAGCGTGGTGGCCTACCACATGGCGCTCTTCGTCGGCCGCGCCGGCCATGTCCTCACCCCTGAACTCCGCAGCGAGCTACGGAAGTCGCTGGAGGCCGCCTCGGCAGGGAGTACCCGATGAGCAACGCCCCGCACAACAGGCCCCAGCTCCCCGTCCGCGGCGGCGACAGCAAGCCCGCCCGCGTGCGCCCCTACTCGCTCACCGGCGGCCGTACCCGTTTCGGCCACGTCCTCCTCGTCGAGACGTTCGTCAGCAGCACGGCGGCGCTGGAGGCGGCGGAGGAGCGCAAGGAACTGACGAATGGTTCCCTCACCACCCGGGTCATGCCGGAGATGCGGGCCATCGTCGAACTGTGCCGCCGTATGCGTACGGTGGCCGAGATCGCCGCGCTGCTGAAGATGCCGCTCGGTGTGGTCCGCGTGCTCCTCAGCGACCTCGCGGACCAGGGAAAGATCCGGGTGTACGGCACGGGAACCGGCCACGGCACGGGCCGTCCGGAACGCGCACTGCTGGAAAGGGTGCTGAGTGGACTCCGTCGTCTCTGACGCCGCTCGCGGTGTCTCCCCGCTCCTCGCCGAAGAGGGGCCCGAACAGCCTTGGCAGACGGACCGCACCCGGGCCCCCATCGCCACGAAGATAGTCGTGGCGGGCGGGTTCGGCGTCGGCAAGACCACGTTGGTCGCCGCCGTCTCGGAGATCACGCCTTTGCAGACCGAGGCGCTGATGACCGAGGCGAGTGAGGGCACCGACGACCTCACCTCGACGCCCGGCAAGCTGACCACCACCGTGGCCATGGACTACGGCCGCATCACGCTCGACGACGACCTGGTGCTCTACCTGTTCGGCACGCCGGGCCAGCAGCGGTTCTGGTTCATGTGGGACGACCTGGTGCGCGGCGCGATCGGCGCGGTCGTCCTGGCCGACACCCGGCGGCTGAAGGACTGCTTCCCCGCGCTGGACTACTTCGAGAGCTGCGGGCTGCCGTACGTCGTCGCGGTCAACCACTTCGACGACAGCGAGCTGTTCGAACCGGAGGATGTGCGGGAGGCATTGACGATCCCGGCGCACATACCTGTAATGATCATGGATGCGCGCCGCCGGATCACGGTGATCGAGACCCTCCTGAGCCTCGTCGGTCACGCGCTCGACGAAACACCCGAGTAGATCCCCGAAGTAGGAGAACAGCCCCGGATGCGGAAGATACTCGTCGTCGGAGCCGGCCAGTCCGGACTCCAGATCGCCCTCGGACTCCAGTCGCACGGGTACGAGGTCACCCTGATGTCCAACCGGACGGCGGACGAGATCCGCTCCGGCCGGGTCATGTCCACGCAGTGCATGTTCCACACGGCACTCCAGCACGAACGCGATCTCCAGCTGAACTTCTGGGAGTCCCAGGCCCCGAAGATCGAAGGACTCGGCGTCTCGGTGGCGGCCCCCGGCTCGTGGAGCGAGGGCCCGGCGGCGCGGGCGATCGACTGGGTCGGGCACCTCGACGGGTTCGCGCAGTCGGTCGACCAGCGGGTGAAGATGGCCGGCTGGATGGAGACGTTCGCCCAGCGCGGCGGCCAGCTGGTCATCCATGGCGCGGCGGTCGGCGACCTCGACTACTTCTCCCGTACGTACGACCTGGTCCTGGTGTCGGCGGGCAAGGGCGAACTCGTCCAGATGTTCGGGCGGGACGCGGAGCGGTCCCCGTACAGCGAGCCGCAGCGCGCACTGGCCGTGTCGTACGTCCACGGCCTCGGCCCGCGTCCGGAGCACCCGGACCAGGAGGCCGTCCGCTGCAACCTCGTCCCCGGCGTCGGCGAGCTGTTCGTCATGCCCACCCTGACCACCTCCGGGCGCGCGGACATCCTGTTCTGGGAGGGCATACCCGGCGGCCCGCTCGACGTCTTCGACGGCGTGAAGGACCCGGCGGAACACCTCTCCCTGACCCTGGAACTCATGGAGAAGTACCTCCCCTGGGAGTACGCGCGGGCCACCAAGGTCGAGCTCACGGACGCCGGCGGTGTGCTGAGCGGGCGGTATGCGCCCACCGTTCGTAACCCCGTCGGGCGGCTCCCCGGCGGCGGGCTCGTGCTGGGTGTCGCGGACGTCGTCGTGGCGAACGACCCGATCACCGGGCAGGGCTCCAACTCGGCGTCCAAGTGCGCGGCCGCCTACCTCGCCTCGATCGTCGAGCACGGGGACAAGGAGTTCGACGAGGCCTGGATGCGCGCCACGTTCGACCGGTACTGGGCCACCGCCCAGCACGTGACCAAGTGGACGAACGCCATGCTGGCGCCGCCGCCGGAGCACATCCTCAACCTCATCGGCGCGGCCGGGCAGCTGCCGCCGGTGGCCGACCGGTTCGCCAACGGATTCGACAACCCTGCCGACTTCGAGAACTTCTTCTACGACCTGGAGAAGACCGGGGCGTATCTCGCCGAGGTTTCCGGGGTCTGACCTAGCGCTTCGCTTTCCGGCGTACGTCCGGGCGTGTCTCCGGGCGTACGGCTCCCAGGACCGGGTTCGACGCGATCGGCGAGACCTTGATCTTCTCGCCGGGGCGCGGGGCCTGGATCACCTTGCCCTTGCCGACGTACAGGGCCACGTGCGTGGCGTCCGGGAAGTAGATGACCAGGTCGCCCGGGCGCAGCTTGGTCAGCGGGATGCGGTCGAGCCTCGCCCACTGCTCCTGGCTCGTGCGGGGGATCGGGGTGCCGGCGTGGGCCCAGGCCTCGGACGTCAGGCCTGAGCAGTCGTAGGCCTTGGGGCCCTCCGCGCCCCACTTGTACGGCTTTCCCAGCTGCTTTCTGGCGTAGCGGATCGCTCGGTTCGCCTCGGAGGACGGTTTGTGGTCCTCCTTGGCCAGGGCGCCGGATGCCATGAAGGCCCGCTGGGCCTTGGCGGTGTCGGTCCTCTCGAATTCGGCGAGGGCCGTGAGCTGGGCGGCGGTCAGGGATGCCAGGAGTTCTTCGACCTTCTTGAGGCGCTTCTTCACGGTGTCCCTGTCCTTCTTCTGGCGTTCGGCCAGGGCGAGTTGTGCGTCGAGGGCCTTGCGGGCCTTGTGGGCCAGCTCGTCGGCCTTCCGTTCCGTGCCGGTCAGCCGGCCGACCGCTTCCGCGCGCTCGCGTGCCAGCAGGCCGATGACATGGCCCTGGTCCAGGGCGTGCTGGGGGTCGCGGGCCAGGAGCAGGCGTACGTACGGGGAGATGTCCGTGGTGTTCTGGTACTGCTGGCGGGCCAGGCGGCCGGCCGCGCCTCGACTGTCGTGCAGGGAGGCGCGGGCGCGGGCCAGGGCGGCGTCCAGACGGGCCACCTCGGTGCGCTGTTTCCTGAGCTTCTCCGCGGTGGCGTTGTAGGTCTCCGTGGCCTGTTCGGTCTTCCGGTAGAGGCGCTGGAGGTCCGTCAGGAGGCTTGCCGTGGAGCGGGCGGACCGCTTGGAGTGGTCGGAGCGCTCGGACTGCTTCCGTGGGTCGGGGGCCGGGGCGGGAGCCGCCATCACGGGTGCCGGCGCTGAAGTGGCTGCGAAAATGGCCGCTGCCGTCGCGGCCGCCGTCGTACATGTCAGACGGAGAAGCCTTCCTGACACATCATCACCTCCGGTGCGGAGAAGGATCTCTGCTCCGCATCGCGAGCCTTAGCCGGGAACGGCCTGTTCGCGCGGTAGGTGTGCGCGGGGTGGCGGAGCCCCGTCACTCGTTCGTGTCGTGTGGCTTGCCCTGCGGCGTGGTGTCT containing:
- a CDS encoding HEAT repeat domain-containing protein, with product MTLFSWLKRRTRATGVVAPADDDPRPGRLDVRGEGAVGSGRDMVGNAIGPHSTVTYIQQLVQQFGTVDADDVPLEPADVEAAVSDYATQVRRLYGRLDLEVLIPTGEGDNHPPVELREVFVPPLLRADPPQPDLPPELHKRLIASGELPPEEDLPPGVKKDSLERLRQAYLDRPPAPLLDVVTDPPSKRLVLLGDPGAGKSTLGRYLALGLTSTTPPKPLAALAGWLPLVVELRKYAEAQWRDRTFEDFLDHLHRMERMSVPRGVLEACLQGGRVLMIFDGLDELFDPAVREEVCRRIVGFSGHYENVRIVVTSRVIGYKAAVLDGAGFEHYMIQDLTEQQIGQFAKRWYDTVCQDDPARSGRLCKRITAAVAHSRPVRELAGNPLLLTILAVIGRRQELPRDRQGVYEHAVSVLIARWDQETKHLKPTQDVEALRYLDDKDRYDLLRLLARRMQDGEGGIAGNHIHGPELEATFQRYLQEILGLPMAEALAAAREMKRQFQERNFILSRFGGEVYGFVHRAFLEYLAATDIAHRYAAREWNEEELIDQVFVRRAPDPNWHEVLLLLVGLIEEIRAEDAARAIDALLALHKRSGAPAVGTLVLAVRALAEIRKIGRFGPQSKAVVDCLINSLEDAVQPVGDVAAALPALSTFSPHWIGRPRYLRWFHIRGQFDVGGATAAELACTLYHEPETPALLARHAWHGETRSAALRLLADRWADRPHTHSLILDRAVEDPDTDVRATALSVLTEHWAAEPDTRSFIRNRVVDDSSDEVRAAALRTLVEAWPDAEAGSLLRELLDGDSDAAVPHTALRLLTEHGTADADLDSLVHAAAVQSGAGEMRALALRFLADHRANRPDTYALMADRVTEDPEDDVRGIAVGYLAEHARDRADTYGRVHDRAVNDQDWVTRDDALEYLFEYWPDRPETRALMYERAVEDDHYYPRRTALTFVTTRWLQEPGTRELVVARAVKDSDDSVRSSALDLLATHWPEDPRTYEIVRDRAANDEAMFVQERALGLLTQHWPDQPDTLSLVRAACVDGSAEYPRGSIMRLLAQRYRDAPGTHQLILRQAVDGSTSGNRNTALSLLAERWRDEPDTHRLILDRATNDDGAPVRRAALALLAEHWRQAPDTHPLILRSATDDPHEDVRRLAMDLLNDHWSTEPGFAELVRERACHDPSPELRRPALQWCAWEEPTDSTVGLVRDRLTNDASPQVRIAAARILAFAWPGHSGTITLLAERARSDHDEEARQEAARALQAAEALVPIQDRLP
- a CDS encoding MarR family winged helix-turn-helix transcriptional regulator, with protein sequence MREDGNGDERRAESGGAPSGGASGGRPGRPEFLDLERELTVLFRRARAKQGEMAREVHPDLESAAYGLLVRLDDAGAQRATELAAYIGVGKATMSRQLRALENLGLVAREPDPADGRAWLVQLTEVGRRRVAKVREARRGRYVEQMSNWDRREVAELARLLNQLNRGMDG
- a CDS encoding protein phosphatase 2C domain-containing protein, producing the protein MRTELVSEPGDPVRPNEDFASVGLPASGQGGVLVVLDGVTPPRGETGCLHSVPWFTARLGGALTELTVSLPDVPLADALSDALTRTAEAHAQICDLSHPRTPQATVVLARWSTETVEYLILSDSALLLESPDGRITPYLDDRLARLPRASLATDALIDAHIRNKEGGFFTAAADPSVAARAVTGVLPRAEVRALAALTDGATRWVEKFREGDWGDCFTFVRKEGARGLVDRVRTLERADAEERTCLGRSKTHDDATVVYVEL